A single Acidobacteriota bacterium DNA region contains:
- a CDS encoding VCBS repeat-containing protein: MRSKVFTSAGLAVVLVAATSVPIAGTRSTFVPDWTFKGSTLAGWQVLGDANWQAVNGELVGTPKSPGGGWLVLDKGLQDVQFGADFKCASGCKTGVLLRAEKTPTGMKGVFVSLEEGALGSYAVTLDAAGKELTRERLGAANGMIRFAPTAPPAGREGGPAGPGRAGRAGGAGAPPAAGAGGRGPSTVTSVVPRPSTAIKPNDWNDLEIIIDTTLIRPIANTGYIGGSGAAVSEEMGRFGPIALYVGGTGEVRFRDVSYKDVNLKRFVKEQVSPNYRMQRLTPFQYSWAQAVADVDRDGTNDIIIPPFVFLGPDYTTAREALYAAETLNPSTVYPSVMVGFAGDFTGDGWVDFLSTNGGRLFVNPKGESRRWDVYPNVIPGGVSEICIMKDIDGDGKLELVHAGGGVLRYSKPDPANPTGTWLSTVISEPGSTGGHGIGAGDINGDGKMDILNAYGWWEQPASGQGLWAFHPEAFSRWTGRASEGAGEMGVYDVNGDKLNDVVTVLQAHGFGLAWFEQKRDPSGKISFVRHMIADDFASKNAGGVTLSEPHGSTFADMTGDGVPDFIVGKRLFSHHEGFLDPDPYGPPVLYVFKTVRNPKAPGGAEFVPELVHNQSGAGSMLTAVDINKDGANDVVTSGVMGAFVFFGKAPVKK; this comes from the coding sequence ATGAGAAGCAAAGTGTTCACGAGTGCCGGGCTCGCGGTCGTGCTGGTGGCCGCGACGTCGGTGCCGATTGCGGGCACGCGGAGTACGTTCGTGCCCGACTGGACGTTCAAGGGATCGACGCTCGCCGGGTGGCAGGTGCTGGGCGATGCGAACTGGCAGGCCGTCAACGGCGAGCTCGTCGGCACGCCCAAGTCGCCGGGCGGCGGGTGGCTCGTGCTCGACAAGGGCCTGCAGGACGTCCAGTTCGGCGCGGACTTCAAGTGCGCGTCGGGCTGCAAGACGGGCGTGCTGCTCCGGGCCGAGAAGACGCCGACGGGCATGAAGGGCGTGTTCGTGTCGCTCGAGGAGGGCGCGCTGGGCTCCTACGCCGTGACCCTCGACGCGGCGGGCAAAGAGCTGACGCGTGAGAGGCTCGGCGCGGCCAACGGCATGATTCGATTCGCGCCGACCGCGCCGCCGGCGGGCCGCGAAGGCGGGCCGGCCGGGCCAGGCCGGGCCGGACGCGCGGGCGGAGCCGGGGCGCCGCCGGCTGCCGGGGCCGGAGGCCGCGGGCCATCGACCGTGACGAGCGTCGTGCCTCGTCCGTCCACGGCAATCAAGCCGAACGACTGGAACGACCTCGAGATCATCATCGACACGACGCTGATCCGCCCGATCGCGAACACGGGGTACATCGGAGGCAGCGGCGCAGCGGTGAGCGAGGAGATGGGCCGGTTCGGTCCGATCGCGCTCTACGTCGGCGGCACCGGCGAGGTCAGGTTCCGCGACGTCTCCTACAAGGACGTGAACCTCAAGCGGTTCGTCAAGGAACAGGTCTCGCCGAATTACCGGATGCAACGGCTCACGCCGTTCCAGTACTCCTGGGCGCAGGCTGTCGCCGACGTCGACCGCGACGGGACGAACGACATCATCATCCCGCCGTTCGTCTTCCTCGGACCGGACTACACGACGGCCCGCGAAGCGCTCTACGCCGCCGAAACGCTCAATCCGTCCACGGTGTACCCATCGGTCATGGTCGGCTTCGCCGGCGACTTCACGGGCGACGGGTGGGTGGACTTCCTGAGCACCAACGGCGGCCGGCTCTTCGTGAACCCGAAGGGCGAATCACGGCGCTGGGATGTCTACCCGAACGTGATCCCGGGCGGCGTCAGCGAGATCTGCATCATGAAGGACATCGACGGCGACGGGAAGCTCGAGCTCGTCCATGCCGGCGGCGGCGTGCTGCGCTACTCGAAGCCGGATCCGGCCAACCCGACCGGTACATGGCTGTCGACGGTGATCAGCGAGCCCGGCTCCACGGGCGGCCACGGCATCGGGGCGGGCGACATCAACGGCGACGGCAAGATGGACATCCTGAACGCCTACGGATGGTGGGAGCAGCCGGCGTCGGGGCAAGGTCTCTGGGCGTTCCATCCGGAGGCGTTCTCTCGCTGGACCGGCCGCGCCAGCGAAGGCGCCGGCGAGATGGGCGTCTACGACGTGAACGGCGACAAGCTGAACGACGTCGTCACGGTGCTGCAGGCCCACGGCTTCGGCCTCGCCTGGTTCGAGCAGAAGCGCGATCCGTCCGGGAAAATCTCGTTCGTGCGCCACATGATTGCCGACGATTTCGCTTCGAAGAACGCCGGTGGCGTCACGCTGTCGGAGCCGCATGGGTCCACGTTCGCCGACATGACCGGCGACGGCGTCCCGGACTTCATCGTGGGCAAGCGGCTCTTCTCGCACCACGAGGGCTTCCTGGATCCCGATCCCTACGGCCCGCCGGTGCTCTACGTGTTCAAGACGGTGCGCAATCCGAAGGCGCCCGGCGGGGCCGAGTTCGTGCCCGAACTGGTGCACAACCAGTCGGGTGCGGGATCGATGCTGACGGCTGTCGACATCAACAAGGACGGCGCCAACGACGTCGTCACCTCTGGCGTGATGGGAGCGTTCGTGTTCTTCGGCAAGGCGCCGGTCAAGAAGTAG